A DNA window from Streptococcus sp. LPB0220 contains the following coding sequences:
- a CDS encoding BMP family lipoprotein has protein sequence MNKKQWLGLGLVTVAAIGLAACGNRASKKDSANSESKTDLKAAIITDTGGVDDKSFNQSAWEGLQAWGKENGLSKGNGFDYFQSTDESQYATNLDEAVSNDYKLIFGVGFALSDSVKKAAKDNQDVNYVIIDDRIEGQKNVASAVYADNEAGYLAGIAAAKTTKTKQVGFVGGMESEVITRFRAGFEAGVKSVDPSIKVQVDYAGSFGDSAKGKTIAAAQYAAGADVIYQVAGGTGAGVFSEAKDLNEKKNEDEKVWVLGVDRDQKAEGEYTSKDGKKSNFVLASSLKKVGESVKDLAKKTADGKFPGGKVITYSLKDGGVDLTTDNLSADAKKAVEDAKAKILDGSLKVPEK, from the coding sequence ATCGTGCGTCTAAAAAAGATAGCGCAAACTCAGAATCAAAAACTGATTTGAAAGCTGCTATTATTACCGATACTGGTGGTGTGGATGACAAATCATTCAACCAATCTGCTTGGGAAGGTTTGCAAGCTTGGGGGAAAGAAAACGGTCTTTCTAAAGGGAACGGATTTGACTACTTCCAATCAACAGATGAATCTCAATATGCGACAAACCTTGATGAAGCTGTTTCTAACGACTACAAATTGATCTTTGGTGTTGGTTTTGCCTTGAGCGACTCTGTTAAAAAAGCTGCAAAAGACAACCAAGATGTGAACTATGTCATCATCGATGACCGTATTGAAGGACAAAAGAACGTAGCATCTGCTGTTTATGCCGATAACGAAGCTGGTTACCTTGCTGGTATCGCTGCTGCGAAAACTACAAAAACTAAACAAGTTGGTTTTGTAGGTGGTATGGAAAGTGAAGTTATCACTCGTTTCCGCGCTGGATTTGAAGCTGGTGTTAAATCTGTTGACCCATCTATCAAAGTTCAAGTAGACTACGCTGGTTCATTCGGTGACTCTGCGAAAGGTAAAACAATTGCTGCTGCACAATATGCTGCAGGTGCAGACGTTATCTACCAAGTAGCTGGTGGTACTGGTGCAGGTGTCTTCTCTGAAGCTAAAGACTTGAACGAGAAGAAAAATGAAGACGAAAAAGTTTGGGTTCTTGGTGTTGACCGTGACCAAAAAGCTGAAGGTGAATACACTTCTAAAGATGGTAAAAAATCTAACTTTGTATTGGCTTCAAGCTTGAAGAAAGTCGGAGAATCTGTAAAAGACTTGGCTAAGAAAACTGCTGATGGTAAATTCCCTGGCGGTAAAGTGATTACTTATAGCTTGAAAGATGGTGGAGTTGATTTGACAACTGACAACCTTTCTGCAGATGCTAAAAAAGCTGTCGAAGATGCCAAAGCTAAAATCCTTGATGGGTCTCTTAAAGTTCCTGAAAAATAA